The genomic DNA AACTTCCTCCAAGATCAAGCAGCATTGTAGTCGAAAGCTGAAACTTGAAAACACTGGACATAGGAACAAGTTTAAGACCCTCATTCATCTCAGGAATAAATTCAGTAGCACCTGAAAGAGCTAGAGCACCAACACCCAACAGACCCCAGTACATACCACGGTTCTCACTAATGCTATCACGGAATGGGCGACCTTGGTAATTAACTGCGAAAGTCGAAATTTGCTGGGCAAGTTGGAGAAGATATATAGCAGTATTAAGGAGTGAAGGTTTGAATTCTGCCTCAAGGTCAATATTCGAATCACGAGGTTCCAATTTATAAACAGTGTTCGTGATATAAATTAGTGTTGCGATATGAATTGCAAATTGACCAAGAATGGATCCCATAATgtaaaaattgaaaataccaGGTTGTGGACGTTGCTTCGATAATTCATCGATAGCCTTGGCCCGCGAAAttgaaagaaaacaaaccGAGAGAAGAATACCAGAAATAGTGGCTTGACCATCACCAATTTTAATACCAGCGAGATATAAGACACTAAGAGAATAAGCAGAAATAAGACAGTTAAGGGCAAGGATTTTATACATTTGAATTGTGGCAACCAAAGTACATCTACCTTGACGAATAATATGTGTGATAGCAGAAACATTGCCCAGTTTAGAGGTGAAAGGAGCGGCAACTGAAGCATCACCCAGCTTGAGAGCAGGTGGGTCATTttcgtcatcttcctcCATCATAGCAGtgatcttatcagcaaGAGCAGCCGATTTGTTTGCAGCGAGCTCTCTCTTTTGGGCCTGTTCTATCTCAGCCAGCAATTTTTCATCAACAACGCCACCTCGAGCCTGAATAGCTTTCACATAATGTGGATTTTTGGGTCCAGGAGGATACAGATGTGCAATGGCCTGAGGGATAGGTGGAGGTGGCTGGTTCCACTTTCTCATCAAATCGGCTTGCTTCTCGTAGATCTTTTGAAGAGCGTTGATTTTGTTATTTTCAGCAATTTTCTTCATTCCTTCCTCAGTACCATTTAGTAAAGCGACACCAACATGAGCTTGTTTAAGAGCACCCACATCATTTGTACCATCACCGCACATCAAGGTTGTATAACCAGCTTCCTTCAACGTAGTAAGAATGAACTCCTTTTGGCTAGGAGATACACGAGCATACACCCAAGTATGGCGGATCAAGTCAACAATGTGTTCATGATCAGTCAGTTTAGCTAGAGCATATCCTGTAACACACAGATCGTAGTTTTCGAAAATTCCAATATCCAACGGTTCACTAGGCTTAACAGGAATAATTGTTTTCTCATCCACAGATCTCCATACCAGTTCATTGTGTAATCCGtgagcttcttcaggagcATCAAGAATCAAAACCTCTCGTTCAACAATAGCAACTTCATTTGCGACGTGCACAGCTGTGAGCGGGTTATCACCAGTGATCATTACAACACGGTGACTAGACTCGTTCAGCATCTTGACAGTTTTAACAGCATCCTCCTTCAAAGGACAGTGGAAAACGAGGAAACCAGCAAAAATAAGATCGCTTTCAACATTCTCACGAACGAGGGCTGTGACTTTAGACTCCGACATGTTAGGTTCAAGGTATTTATAAGCGAAGGCAAGAACACGACTACCAGTCCTGGTAAAGGATTTATATGTCTCTTCGTAGTCTTCCGGTAACTTAGTGATCATTTTACGAAGAGTCTCAGGGGCACCTTTAACAGCGACCAAGGTTTTACCATCTACGTTGGCAATACTAGAAGAACGCTTCAAAGCAGATGAGAATTGGAAACGACGAAGAATGTGTAGTTTATCAGACGGGTTGGTCTTGGATCGAACGCGatctttcttctcaactATCCAGCCAATTCCGTTCAACGTAGTCTTTTCCATTGGGTCACCTACAACTTCACCGTCATCAAGGAGAACAAGGGCATGAGCAGAAGCAAGAACAAGAGCACTTTGTTGAGGGATATTGCTAATCTCGGTCAAACCACGAATATCACCAGGAACCAACCCAGCAATACCTTCGACAACTAAGTCTTCATTGGTCAAGGTACCAGTCTTatcaaaacaacaaacatCAACACGACCAGCAAAGGGAATACGGAAAGGCTCGGTACAGTAAATATAGAACTTACCAAGAGCAGCCAAAGAGGCGTTGACAGCCATGGTAAGTTCCATGGGCAACTCAGGAGGAACAACAGAAGTTATAATAAGAACACAGTCCAACAAAAGCTTAGAACGTTTACGATCAACCTTTACACCTTCAGTCCAGACATACCAACTGGCAGCAATAGCGAatacaagaagaaagagaataaaGAAATAAGCCTCCttattaccagcaccaacacgTTCTGTAGAGAAAATCATAACTCTAACAAGGCTTCCTTGCGAAGTTTCAAAACCAGTGCGAGTAACAACAGCAAGGGCGCCACCATCTGGCGGTAACGGAACATGACTGTTCAAAACCTCAGTAGTCTGAAGAACTTTGGTACCACcgaaaagaagagaatttTTATCAAGGGAATCAGTATCAAGCTTTTCTTCAGAAGGACGTAGTTGGATAGATTCTTTTAAAAGAGGAGTTGATTCACCGGAGAGCATTGCTTCGTTAACAATGGCGGATCCGTTTATGAGAATCAAATCACATGGTAAACCAGAATCTTCTTTGGTACGAGTAACAGAAACTAGATCACCAGGCAACAATCCATCGGTTTGAATTTCAACCCATTTGTTATCTCTATAGACGTGAATGTCGTATGGTTGAATGCCCATACCACGGAACTCAGCCATCGTCTTCTGGCGTTGAAA from Sugiyamaella lignohabitans strain CBS 10342 chromosome D, complete sequence includes the following:
- the SPF1 gene encoding ion-transporting P-type ATPase SPF1 (P-type ATPase, ion transporter of the ER membrane; required to maintain normal lipid composition of intracellular compartments and proper targeting of mitochondrial outer membrane tail-anchored proteins; involved in ER function and Ca2+ homeostasis; required for regulating Hmg2p degradation; confers sensitivity to a killer toxin (SMKT) produced by Pichia farinosa KK1; GO_component: GO:0005801 - cis-Golgi network [Evidence IDA] [PMID 11791712]; GO_component: GO:0005789 - endoplasmic reticulum membrane [Evidence IDA] [PMID 12058017]; GO_component: GO:0005789 - endoplasmic reticulum membrane [Evidence IDA] [PMID 22745129]; GO_component: GO:0016021 - integral component of membrane [Evidence IEA,IEA]; GO_component: GO:0016021 - integral component of membrane [Evidence ISM] [PMID 12192589]; GO_component: GO:0016020 - membrane [Evidence IEA,IEA]; GO_component: GO:0005739 - mitochondrion [Evidence IDA] [PMID 14576278]; GO_component: GO:0005739 - mitochondrion [Evidence IDA] [PMID 16823961]; GO_function: GO:0005524 - ATP binding [Evidence IEA]; GO_function: GO:0016887 - ATPase activity [Evidence IEA]; GO_function: GO:0015662 - ATPase activity, coupled to transmembrane movement of ions, phosphorylative mechanism [Evidence IDA] [PMID 12058017]; GO_function: GO:0015662 - ATPase activity, coupled to transmembrane movement of ions, phosphorylative mechanism [Evidence IDA] [PMID 22745129]; GO_function: GO:0019829 - cation-transporting ATPase activity [Evidence IEA]; GO_function: GO:0016787 - hydrolase activity [Evidence IEA]; GO_function: GO:0046872 - metal ion binding [Evidence IEA,IEA]; GO_function: GO:0000166 - nucleotide binding [Evidence IEA,IEA]; GO_process: GO:0006200 - ATP catabolic process [Evidence IEA]; GO_process: GO:0006812 - cation transport [Evidence IEA]; GO_process: GO:0006874 - cellular calcium ion homeostasis [Evidence IMP] [PMID 12058017]; GO_process: GO:0030026 - cellular manganese ion homeostasis [Evidence IMP] [PMID 24392018]; GO_process: GO:0008152 - metabolic process [Evidence IEA]; GO_process: GO:0055092 - sterol homeostasis [Evidence IMP] [PMID 22918956]; GO_process: GO:0055085 - transmembrane transport [Evidence IMP] [PMID 12058017]), producing the protein MSVQALLALMPFWNVEIKKKFTTKPAETIEKASLIRLIPVPNSGAPEICKIQKIDTADHQEVSFLFQKRRYIYDDKTKSFSPPKFAIDESDIKLGSFQTTKGISGGKAKIDDLIRKYGPNKFDIPVPTFSELWLEHAVAPFFVFQMFCVALWFMDELWYYSLFSLFMLVAFESTVVFQRQKTMAEFRGMGIQPYDIHVYRDNKWVEIQTDGLLPGDLVSVTRTKEDSGLPCDLILINGSAIVNEAMLSGESTPLLKESIQLRPSEEKLDTDSLDKNSLLFGGTKVLQTTEVLNSHVPLPPDGGALAVVTRTGFETSQGSLVRVMIFSTERVGAGNKEAYFFILFLLVFAIAASWYVWTEGVKVDRKRSKLLLDCVLIITSVVPPELPMELTMAVNASLAALGKFYIYCTEPFRIPFAGRVDVCCFDKTGTLTNEDLVVEGIAGLVPGDIRGLTEISNIPQQSALVLASAHALVLLDDGEVVGDPMEKTTLNGIGWIVEKKDRVRSKTNPSDKLHILRRFQFSSALKRSSSIANVDGKTLVAVKGAPETLRKMITKLPEDYEETYKSFTRTGSRVLAFAYKYLEPNMSESKVTALVRENVESDLIFAGFLVFHCPLKEDAVKTVKMLNESSHRVVMITGDNPLTAVHVANEVAIVEREVLILDAPEEAHGLHNELVWRSVDEKTIIPVKPSEPLDIGIFENYDLCVTGYALAKLTDHEHIVDLIRHTWVYARVSPSQKEFILTTLKEAGYTTLMCGDGTNDVGALKQAHVGVALLNGTEEGMKKIAENNKINALQKIYEKQADLMRKWNQPPPPIPQAIAHLYPPGPKNPHYVKAIQARGGVVDEKLLAEIEQAQKRELAANKSAALADKITAMMEEDDENDPPALKLGDASVAAPFTSKLGNVSAITHIIRQGRCTLVATIQMYKILALNCLISAYSLSVLYLAGIKIGDGQATISGILLSVCFLSISRAKAIDELSKQRPQPGIFNFYIMGSILGQFAIHIATLIYITNTVYKLEPRDSNIDLEAEFKPSLLNTAIYLLQLAQQISTFAVNYQGRPFRDSISENRGMYWGLLGVGALALSGATEFIPEMNEGLKLVPMSSVFKFQLSTTMLLDLGGSWLIEIVLKHFFMDSKPADIALRYHERPGTLIQKKNQ